One Fundulus heteroclitus isolate FHET01 chromosome 11, MU-UCD_Fhet_4.1, whole genome shotgun sequence DNA segment encodes these proteins:
- the rnf167 gene encoding E3 ubiquitin-protein ligase RNF167 translates to MARPGERDMQTQKSVLFLVFCCMYVPSPTHAYIFVHSDNMTSMLFEDLPALFGPPLPKQGLMGVLVMSHPLNGCTTMDPPPPLPTSYDANTTKFIALIRRYDCNFDIKVFNAQQAGYSAAVVHNVYSDILLSMNFSNKTFAEQIEIPSVFTSYFAARRLEEIISKEKGAYVILKPEFAFPLSYYLIPFTGVVGMIVLVMCIILIVRCVQYRKRLRKNRLSKEQLKRIPTHKFRKGDDYDLCAICLDEYEEGDKLRVLPCSHAYHCKCVDPWLTQTKKTCPVCKQRVTRNNPEHSESDSEEETGGRREEEAAESEGDSERTPLLRPSNPGSPSRSPAAYSATTTTAQCLVSPADHDSPVLAYEGYYSPQEDTDSESSDGGDDDTARLIGRKGVVV, encoded by the exons ATGGCCCGCCCCGGTGAGCGGGACATGCAGACTCAAAAGAGCGTCCTTTTCCTAGTTTTCTGCTGCATGTATGTTCCCTCCCCAACACATGCGTATATATTTGTC cattCTGACAATATGACCTCCATGTTGTTTGAGGACCTTCCTGCTTTGTTTGGACCGCCTCTTCCCAAGCAGGGGTTGATG GGAGTTTTGGTGATGTCCCATCCACTCAACGGTTGTACGACGATGGAtccgcctcctcctctgccGACAAGCTACGACGCCAACACCACTAAATTTATCGCTCTCATTAGGCGCTATGATTGCAATTTTGATATAAAG GTTTTCAACGCACAGCAGGCCGGATACAGCGCCGCGGTCGTTCACAACGTGTACTCCGACATTCTTCTCAGTATGAACTTCAGCAATA AGACTTTTGCCGAGCAGATTGAAATTCCCTCGGTGTTCACCAGCTACTTCGCAGCACGCAGGCTTGAGGAGATCATAAGTAAAGAAAAAGg AGCCTATGTGATACTGAAGCCGGAGTTCGCTTTCCCACTTTCATACTACCTTATCCCATTCACCGGGGTAGTTGGCATGATTGTTCTTGTGATGTGCATAATCCTA ATTGTACGGTGCGTGCAGTACAGGAAGCGTCTGAGGAAAAATCGCTTGAGCAAGGAACAGCTAAAGCGCATTCCAACTCACAAGTTCAGGAAAG GAGACGACTACGATTTGTGCGCCATCTGTCTGGATGAGTATGAAGAAGGAGACAAGCTGAGAGTCTTACCCTGCTCGCACG CGTATCACTGCAAGTGCGTCGACCCTTGGCTCACCCAGACCAAGAAGACGTGTCCCGTGTGCAAACAGCGCGTGACCCGAAACAACCCGGAGCACTCCGAGTCCGACTCCGAGGAGGAAACCGGAGGTCGGCGAGAGGAGGAGGCGGCAGAGAGCGAGGGAGACTCCGAGCGCACGCCGCTGCTGCGCCCGTCCAACCCCGGCTCTCCGTCCCGGAGCCCAGCGGCCTACTcagccaccaccaccaccgcccAGTGCCTCGTCTCTCCGGCCGACCACGACTCCCCCGTCCTGGCCTACGAGGGCTACTACTCCCCGCAGGAGGACACTGACTCAGAAAGCAGCGACGGAGGAGACGACGACACGGCTCGGCTCATCGGTAGGAAGGGAGTGGTGGTCTGA